A stretch of the Panulirus ornatus isolate Po-2019 chromosome 10, ASM3632096v1, whole genome shotgun sequence genome encodes the following:
- the Uba4 gene encoding LOW QUALITY PROTEIN: adenylyltransferase and sulfurtransferase MOCS3 (The sequence of the model RefSeq protein was modified relative to this genomic sequence to represent the inferred CDS: inserted 1 base in 1 codon), whose translation MPTRQHYWFKFYSADFESQVFTKMEGWSREKLLEELQKKENENQHLKLKLQKYQSENLEAYQATLVKDLASHEILPKREIPLSHAEVARYSRQLILPEFGPHGQRKLATASVLIVGCGGLGCPAAIYLAAAGVGRLGLIDYDVVELSNLHRQILHTEEKVGISKAVSVACSVKALNXKCEVIPYEIALKSDEALQVIDKYDIVLDCTDNVATRYLLNDACVLTNRPLVSGSALRFEGQLTVYHYEGGPCFRCIHPKPPPPETVTNCSDGGVLGVVPGLIGCLQALEAIKIASGLGSPLSQKLLLFEALHGTFRTVRLRGSRNLCEVCGETPSMTKLVDYEQFCGAAATDKEKSMKILETNKRVTVEEYKAVVDAKFPHVLIDVRLPVELEICAIPNCVNIPLKQLSKAESIATIKEKLVRSGARSIYCICRRGNDSQLAVHQLESALSQHECQIKDIIGGLTAWAHEIDLTFPVY comes from the exons aaATGGAAGGTTGGTCTCGTGAAAAACTACTTGAAGAACtccagaaaaaggaaaatgagaatcAGCACTTAAAACTAAAGCTCCAAAAATATCAGAGTGAGAACCTGGAGGCATATCAAGCCACTCTTGTAAAGGACCTTGCAAGCCATGAGATTTTACCCAAGAGAGAGATTCCTCTTAGTCATGCAGAAGTAGCTAGATATTCTCGTCAGCTGATTCTTCCTGAGTTTGGACCTCATGGGCAAAGGAAACTTGCAACAGCTTCTGTTTTAattgttggctgtggtggtttAGGTTGCCCTGCTGCAATTTATCTAGCAGCTGCTGGGGTTGGACGCCTGGGTCTGATTGACTATGATGTTGTAGAACTAAGTAACCTTCATAGACAAATTTTGCATACTGAAGAAAAAGTTGGAATATCTAAGGCTGTATCTGTAGCCTGTTCTGTGAAGGCATTAA AGAAGTGTGAAGTTATTCCTTATGAAATAGCTCTCAAAAGTGATGAAGCTTTACAAGTAATTGATAAGTATGATATTGTTTTGGATTGTACAGACAATGTTGCCACTCGTTACTTACTTAATGATGCTTGTGTGTTGACAAACAGACCTTTAGTGTCTGGATCAGCACTGCGATTCGAGGGTCAGTTGACTGTTTATCATTATGAAGGCGGGCCATGCTTCCGGTGTATACATCCTAAACCTCCTCCACCAGAAACTGTGACCAATTGCTCAGATGGAGGTGTTTTAGGGGTTGTGCCTGGTTTAATTGGTTGCTTGCAAGCTCTGGAAGCCATCAAAATAGCTAGTGGTTTAGGATCTCCCCTATCACAGAAACTTTTGCTTTTTGAAGCCTTGCATGGAACATTTCGGACTGTCAGACTTAGGGGAAGTAGGAATTTGTGTGAGGTTTGTGGAGAAACACCGAGCATGACGAAACTAGTAGACTATGAGCAGTTTTGTGGAGCAGCAGCTACTGACAAAGAAAAAAGCATGAAAATTCTTGAAACAAACAAGAGGGTGACAGTTGAAGAATACAAAGCAGTAGTAGATGCAAAGTTTCCTCATGTATTAATAGATGTGCGCCTCCCTGTGGAGTTAGAGATATGTGCAATTCCAAACTGTGTAAACATTCCATTGAAGCAACTAAGTAAGGCAGAAAGTATTGCTACCATCAAAGAGAAACTAGTGAGATCAGGGGCAAGGAGTATATATTGCATTTGTCGCCGTGGAAATGATTCTCAGCTAGCAGTTCATCAGCTAGAATCAGCACTCAGTCAGCATGAATGCCAGATTAAAGATATTATTGGGGGCTTGACAGCCTGGGCACATGAAATAGACCTAACATTCCCTGTATATTAG